In Dama dama isolate Ldn47 chromosome 20, ASM3311817v1, whole genome shotgun sequence, a single window of DNA contains:
- the GJA8 gene encoding gap junction alpha-8 protein, whose protein sequence is MGDWSFLGNILEEVNEHSTVIGRVWLTVLFIFRILILGTAAEFVWGDEQSDFVCNTQQPGCENVCYDEAFPISHIRLWVLQIIFVSTPSLVYVGHAVHHVRMEEKRKEREAEELSQQSPGNGGERAPLAADQGSVKKSSSSSKGTKKFRLEGTLLRTYVCHIIFKTLFEVGFIVGHYFLYGFRILPLYRCSRWPCPNVVDCFVSRPTEKTIFILFMLSVASVSLFLNILELSHLSLKKIRSAFKRPVEQPLGEIPEKSLHSIAVSSIQKAKGYQLLEEEKIVSHYFPLTEVGMVEASPLSAKPFSQFEEKVGPGPLGDLSRAYQETLPSYAQVGAQEAVAEGQPVEAAAELEVGEKSQEAERVSTEGQETLAVLEAEKVEPPEVEEEVEKEEPPPEKVSKQELTPEKAPSLCAELPGEDTRPLSRLSKASSRARSDDLTV, encoded by the coding sequence ATGGGGGACTGGAGTTTCCTGGGGAACATCTTGGAGGAGGTTAATGAGCACTCCACGGTCATCGGCCGCGTATGGCTCACGGTGCTTTTCATCTTTCGGATCCTCATCCTCGGCACTGCAGCAGAGTTCGTGTGGGGGGATGAGCAGTCTGACTTCGTGTGCAACACCCAGCAGCCAGGTTGCGAGAACGTCTGCTACGACGAGgccttccccatctcccacatCCGTCTCTGGGTCCTGCAGATCATCTTCGTCTCCACGCCGTCTCTGGTGTACGTGGGGCACGCGGTGCATCACGTCCGCATGGAGGAGAAGCGCAAGGAGCGCGAGGCGGAGGAGCTGAGCCAGCAGTCGCCGGGCAACGGCGGCGAGAGGGCGCCCCTAGCGGCGGACCAGGGCAGCGTCAagaagagcagcagcagcagcaagggcaCCAAGAAGTTCCGGCTGGAGGGGACCCTGCTGAGGACCTACGTCTGCCACATCATCTTCAAGACCCTCTTTGAGGTGGGCTTCATCGTGGGCCACTACTTCCTGTATGGTTTCCGGATCCTGCCTCTCTACCGCTGCAGCCGGTGGCCCTGCCCCAACGTGGTGGACTGCTTTGTGTCACGACCCACCGAGAAAACCATCTTCATCCTCTTCATGCTCTCCGTGGCCTCCGTGTCCCTCTTTCTCAATATTCTGGAGCTGAGCCACCTGAGCCTGAAGAAAATCCGATCCGCCTTCAAAAGGCCAGTGGAGCAGCCACTGGGGGAGATTCCTGAGAAGTCCCTCCACTCCATTGCCGTCTCCTCCATCCAGAAGGCCAAGGGCTACCAGCTCCTCGAAGAAGAGAAAATCGTGTCCCATTATTTCCCTTTGACGGAGGTGGGGATGGTGGAGGCCAGCCCCCTTTCTGCCAAGCCTTTCAGTCAGTTCGAGGAGAAGGTGGGCCCGGGGCCCCTGGGAGATTTATCCAGGGCCTACCAGGAGACACTGCCTTCCTATGCTCAGGTGGGCGCCCAGGAGGCAGTCGCGGAGGGGCAGCCCGTAGAGGCGGCCGCGGAACTAGAGGTGGGTGAGAAGAGTCAGGAGGCAGAGAGAGTGAGCACAGAAGGCCAAGAGACCCTGGCCGTGCTGGAAGCGGAGAAAGTGGAGCCCCCCGAAGTGGAGGAGGAGGTTGAGAAAGAAGAGCCGCCGCCTGAGAAGGTATCAAAGCAAGAGCTGACGCCGGAGAAGGCGCCTTCGCTGTGTGCGGAGCTGCCGGGGGAAGACACCAGACCCCTGAGCAGGCTGAGCAAAGCCAGCAGCCGGGCCAGGTCAGACGATCTCACCGTGTGA